In Prochlorococcus marinus XMU1404, the following proteins share a genomic window:
- the rdgB gene encoding RdgB/HAM1 family non-canonical purine NTP pyrophosphatase — MNLPVLTIASGNERKVSEISEMLDVLSLKVQKQPEYLNVEETGNTYFENALLKAKAAALETKTWALADDSGLEVDVLDGRPGIYSARYAKTNDEKIKKLINELSDSPYRSARFISCMVLCDPSGNLVKDTTGICWGEILKNPKYPNGEFESIFWVKESNCVYGELSQSQLNKLGSRGKAAKIMSPFLKKEIGLS; from the coding sequence TTGAACCTTCCAGTTCTAACTATTGCTAGTGGCAATGAAAGAAAAGTATCTGAAATTTCAGAGATGCTGGATGTTTTGTCTTTAAAGGTTCAGAAGCAACCAGAATATTTAAATGTCGAAGAGACTGGAAACACATATTTTGAGAATGCACTTCTAAAAGCAAAAGCAGCTGCTTTAGAGACTAAAACTTGGGCATTAGCTGATGACTCGGGTCTTGAAGTAGATGTTTTAGATGGTCGGCCAGGAATTTATTCTGCTCGATATGCCAAAACTAATGATGAGAAAATTAAAAAATTAATTAATGAACTTTCTGATAGTCCTTATAGGAGTGCAAGATTTATAAGTTGCATGGTTTTGTGCGATCCCTCAGGAAACTTAGTTAAAGATACAACAGGAATATGCTGGGGAGAAATTCTTAAGAACCCCAAATATCCAAACGGGGAATTCGAATCTATTTTTTGGGTAAAAGAGTCTAACTGTGTTTACGGTGAGCTCTCACAATCACAATTAAATAAATTAGGTAGTAGAGGTAAAGCTGCAAAAATTATGTCACCTTTTTTAAAAAAAGAGATAGGTTTAAGTTAA
- a CDS encoding BMC domain-containing protein codes for MATETMGIALGMIETRGLVPAIEAADAMTKAAEVRLIGREFVGGGYVTVLVRGETGAVNAAVRAGADACERVGDGLVAAHIIARPHREVEPALGNGEFLGQKD; via the coding sequence ATGGCTACAGAAACAATGGGCATCGCTCTCGGCATGATCGAGACACGCGGACTTGTACCTGCAATCGAAGCAGCAGACGCAATGACAAAGGCAGCAGAAGTTCGCCTTATTGGTCGTGAATTCGTTGGCGGCGGTTATGTCACAGTATTAGTTAGAGGCGAAACAGGCGCAGTTAACGCAGCTGTAAGAGCTGGTGCTGATGCTTGTGAAAGAGTTGGTGACGGTTTAGTTGCAGCTCACATTATTGCTCGTCCTCATAGAGAAGTTGAACCTGCTCTAGGTAACGGTGAATTTCTTGGTCAAAAGGACTAA
- a CDS encoding ribulose bisphosphate carboxylase small subunit: MPFQSTVSDYQTVATLETFGFLPPMTQEEIYDQIAYIIAQGWSPVIEHVHPSGCMQTYWSYWKLPFFGEKDLNLIVSELEACHRAYPDHHVRIIGYDAYTQSQGTAFVVFQGR, translated from the coding sequence ATGCCTTTCCAGAGCACAGTAAGCGACTATCAAACAGTTGCAACCCTGGAAACATTCGGTTTTTTACCACCGATGACCCAGGAAGAAATATATGACCAAATTGCGTACATAATTGCTCAAGGTTGGAGTCCAGTTATTGAGCATGTTCATCCTAGTGGATGTATGCAAACTTATTGGTCTTATTGGAAACTCCCATTCTTTGGGGAAAAAGATCTTAACTTGATCGTGAGCGAATTAGAGGCATGCCATAGAGCATACCCTGATCATCATGTAAGAATCATCGGATACGATGCTTACACTCAAAGTCAAGGAACAGCTTTTGTAGTTTTCCAAGGCCGTTAA
- a CDS encoding carboxysome peptide B, with the protein MEIMKVLGRMVCTQRVAGLGHMNLRILENNKGKKLVAVDPVGAREGNWVFTASGSAARFACPNPEVQTDLTIGGIIDYWENE; encoded by the coding sequence GTGGAAATCATGAAGGTACTTGGAAGAATGGTATGTACTCAAAGAGTTGCTGGCTTAGGCCATATGAATTTAAGAATTTTGGAAAATAATAAGGGAAAGAAGTTAGTTGCTGTTGATCCTGTAGGCGCGAGAGAGGGTAACTGGGTTTTTACTGCTAGCGGTTCTGCTGCAAGATTTGCTTGCCCTAATCCAGAAGTTCAAACCGATTTAACTATTGGCGGGATTATTGATTATTGGGAGAATGAATAA
- a CDS encoding carboxysome shell carbonic anhydrase — MPLRGLAKAKNFTLGPTAPMKTFTENIHIQTKESNNFRNSGNSHKLTNNIQNENLFKYESKIKSDFDKIVPTLKEIARIQHHEDFIAKAQTISRKNLGIDLPLHVLDKSWVKPLDIRALYAWCSFKQHEKLSDNFFKNDPLEGAKGSRDAEDFEKFLLDCGIHLLDITPCSDGRLAHSVAYVMRIPFSSVRRRSHAGALFDIENTVNRWVKTEHKRYRENIPNEAHKDTRYLKVVTYHFSSVDPLHQGCAAHGSNDELAAREGRNKLYAFKEAVENSFCCGASVDLMLIGLDTDTDSLKIHLSTSDGNIDLEKTISTLDIYNSTINFSKEDAEKEICQIISTNSSKDKLQGLEKFMYKLIVNNISQIDYVKSFHNGSYEDIGHAERFIGVGIGFKEVHLRNLTYFAHLDTVEEGAPDLDVGVKIFTGLNVSQDLPIPVVIRFDYSGKVPGAKERAINDCERVNNAISIRYKDLVDQGFLHTCSTIRDRDDIHSAQIIGMSLDKKSEEAH, encoded by the coding sequence ATGCCTTTAAGAGGACTGGCTAAAGCCAAGAACTTCACATTGGGGCCAACAGCTCCAATGAAAACTTTTACGGAAAATATTCATATACAAACTAAAGAATCAAATAATTTTAGAAATTCTGGAAATTCTCACAAATTAACTAATAATATTCAAAATGAAAATCTATTTAAGTATGAAAGCAAAATAAAAAGTGATTTTGACAAGATTGTTCCAACTCTTAAGGAAATTGCCCGAATACAACATCATGAAGATTTTATAGCAAAGGCTCAGACAATATCTAGAAAAAATTTAGGAATAGATTTACCCCTTCATGTATTAGATAAATCTTGGGTTAAACCTCTTGATATAAGAGCTTTATATGCATGGTGTTCTTTCAAACAGCATGAGAAACTCAGTGATAATTTTTTTAAAAACGATCCACTTGAAGGTGCTAAAGGAAGTAGGGATGCGGAAGATTTTGAGAAATTTCTTTTAGATTGTGGAATACATTTACTTGATATAACTCCTTGTTCAGATGGGAGATTAGCTCATTCAGTTGCTTATGTTATGAGAATACCTTTTAGTTCAGTAAGAAGAAGATCCCATGCTGGAGCACTGTTTGATATTGAAAATACAGTAAATCGATGGGTAAAAACTGAACATAAAAGATATAGAGAGAATATTCCTAATGAAGCTCATAAAGATACTAGGTACTTAAAAGTTGTAACTTATCATTTTAGTTCAGTAGATCCTCTTCATCAGGGATGCGCAGCTCATGGAAGTAATGACGAGTTAGCTGCAAGAGAAGGTAGAAATAAACTATATGCTTTCAAAGAGGCTGTAGAGAATAGCTTTTGCTGCGGTGCATCTGTGGATTTAATGTTGATTGGACTTGATACAGACACTGATTCATTAAAAATTCATTTGTCAACTAGCGATGGCAATATAGATTTAGAAAAAACTATTTCTACATTAGATATTTATAATTCAACGATAAATTTTTCGAAAGAGGATGCAGAGAAAGAAATTTGTCAAATAATTTCTACGAATTCTTCAAAAGATAAACTCCAGGGTCTGGAAAAATTTATGTATAAATTAATTGTCAATAATATTTCTCAAATTGACTATGTTAAAAGTTTTCATAATGGTTCTTATGAAGATATTGGTCATGCAGAGAGGTTTATTGGAGTTGGTATTGGTTTCAAAGAAGTTCATCTCAGAAATTTAACTTATTTTGCTCATTTAGATACAGTCGAAGAAGGGGCTCCAGATTTAGATGTAGGAGTGAAGATTTTTACTGGATTAAATGTTTCTCAAGATCTACCTATTCCAGTAGTTATAAGATTTGATTACTCTGGCAAAGTACCCGGTGCAAAAGAGAGAGCAATAAATGATTGTGAAAGAGTTAATAATGCGATATCAATTAGATATAAAGATTTAGTTGATCAAGGTTTTCTACATACTTGCTCTACTATTAGAGATAGGGACGACATTCATTCCGCCCAAATTATTGGAATGTCTTTAGATAAAAAATCAGAGGAGGCTCACTAG
- the gloB gene encoding hydroxyacylglutathione hydrolase, which yields MEFNKARNIIGIRVLNDNVIWLWVKDKSVVVIDPSVHEPVIKYIDENNLHLKAILQTHHHSDHIGGTKQLMERWPNVKVIASSKEKKRIPFQNVSVKDGENLNILDEEVKIIEVLGHTSSHISFFLNGANPILFIGDTLFSGGCGRIFEGTYQQMYSSLERIKFLPKNTLIYCAHEYTKANLLWALHLKPEDQDIKNKLSEVEKKLSLKELTIPFLLVDEMKINLFLRARNLEEFTYLRANKDLWV from the coding sequence ATGGAATTTAATAAAGCTCGAAATATAATAGGAATCAGAGTTTTAAATGATAACGTTATTTGGTTGTGGGTAAAAGATAAATCCGTTGTAGTTATAGATCCATCTGTACACGAACCAGTAATTAAATACATAGATGAAAATAATTTACACTTAAAAGCTATTTTGCAAACGCATCATCATTCAGATCATATTGGTGGGACAAAACAACTAATGGAAAGATGGCCAAATGTAAAGGTGATTGCTTCTTCCAAAGAAAAAAAACGAATACCTTTTCAAAATGTATCAGTAAAGGATGGAGAAAATTTAAATATTCTAGATGAAGAAGTAAAAATAATTGAAGTATTAGGGCATACAAGCTCACATATTTCCTTCTTTTTGAATGGGGCAAATCCTATTCTTTTTATAGGTGATACATTATTTTCTGGAGGCTGTGGAAGAATTTTTGAAGGAACTTATCAACAAATGTATTCATCTCTAGAAAGAATCAAATTCTTACCAAAAAATACTCTTATATATTGTGCACATGAATATACTAAGGCAAATCTATTGTGGGCTTTGCATCTTAAGCCTGAGGATCAAGATATAAAAAATAAACTTTCGGAAGTTGAGAAAAAACTTTCTCTTAAAGAATTGACAATTCCATTTTTACTAGTTGATGAGATGAAAATAAATCTTTTCTTAAGAGCAAGAAATTTGGAAGAATTTACTTATTTAAGAGCAAATAAAGATTTATGGGTTTAA
- a CDS encoding form I ribulose bisphosphate carboxylase large subunit has product MSKKYDAGVKEYRDTYWTPEYVPLDTDLLACFKCTGQEGVPREEVAAAVAAESSTGTWSTVWSELLTDLEFYKGRCYRIEDVPGDPEAFYAFIAYPLDLFEEGSITNVLTSLVGNVFGFKALRHLRLEDIRFPIAFIKTCGGPPNGIVVERDRLNKYGRPLLGCTIKPKLGLSGKNYGRVVYECLRGGLDLTKDDENINSQPFQRWRERFEFVAEAVKLAQRETGEVKGHYLNCTANTPEELYERAEFAKELDMPIIMHDYITGGFTANTGLANWCRKNGMLLHIHRAMHAVIDRHPKHGIHFRVLAKCLRLSGGDQLHTGTVVGKLEGDRQTTLGYIDNLRESFVPEDRSRGNFFDQDWGSMPGVFAVASGGIHVWHMPALLAIFGDDSCLQFGGGTHGHPWGSAAGAAANRVALEACVKARNAGREIEKESRDILMEAAKHSPELAIALETWKEIKFEFDTVDKLDVQG; this is encoded by the coding sequence ATGAGTAAGAAGTATGACGCAGGGGTAAAGGAGTACAGAGATACCTACTGGACTCCAGAATATGTCCCCCTAGACACCGATTTACTAGCCTGTTTCAAATGTACAGGTCAGGAAGGTGTTCCAAGAGAAGAAGTTGCAGCAGCTGTTGCCGCTGAATCTTCAACAGGTACTTGGTCAACAGTTTGGTCCGAGTTACTTACTGACTTAGAATTTTATAAAGGACGTTGTTATCGAATCGAAGACGTCCCTGGAGATCCTGAAGCTTTCTATGCTTTTATTGCATATCCTTTGGATCTTTTTGAAGAAGGCTCAATTACAAACGTATTAACATCTCTTGTAGGAAACGTTTTTGGATTTAAAGCTCTAAGACATCTACGTCTAGAAGATATTAGATTCCCAATTGCTTTCATTAAAACTTGCGGTGGTCCACCAAATGGAATCGTAGTTGAAAGAGATCGACTTAACAAATACGGAAGACCTCTACTTGGTTGTACCATCAAACCTAAATTAGGATTATCTGGTAAAAACTATGGTCGAGTTGTATATGAATGTCTTAGAGGCGGTCTTGATTTAACTAAGGATGATGAGAATATTAATTCTCAACCATTCCAACGTTGGAGAGAAAGATTTGAGTTTGTTGCAGAAGCAGTTAAGCTTGCTCAACGAGAAACTGGAGAAGTTAAAGGTCACTACCTAAACTGCACTGCTAACACTCCTGAAGAACTCTATGAAAGAGCTGAATTTGCAAAAGAGCTAGATATGCCAATCATCATGCATGATTATATAACTGGTGGTTTTACTGCAAATACTGGATTAGCTAATTGGTGTCGTAAAAATGGCATGCTTCTGCATATTCATAGAGCTATGCATGCTGTTATTGATAGACATCCAAAGCATGGTATTCACTTCAGAGTTCTTGCAAAATGTTTGAGACTATCTGGAGGAGACCAATTACATACTGGAACCGTTGTTGGAAAACTTGAAGGTGATCGTCAAACAACTCTTGGTTATATTGACAACTTAAGAGAGTCATTTGTTCCTGAAGATAGATCAAGAGGTAACTTTTTTGATCAGGATTGGGGTTCAATGCCTGGAGTATTTGCAGTCGCATCAGGTGGTATCCATGTTTGGCATATGCCTGCACTTCTAGCGATCTTTGGAGATGATTCCTGCCTTCAGTTCGGTGGAGGAACACATGGTCATCCATGGGGTTCAGCTGCTGGAGCTGCAGCTAACAGAGTTGCTTTAGAAGCTTGTGTAAAAGCCCGTAATGCTGGTCGCGAAATCGAAAAAGAGAGTAGAGACATTCTTATGGAAGCTGCTAAGCATAGTCCTGAATTAGCTATTGCTCTAGAAACTTGGAAGGAAATTAAGTTTGAGTTTGACACTGTCGACAAGCTTGATGTTCAAGGTTAA
- a CDS encoding BMC domain-containing protein, with the protein MEPTSSLNRGERKKGSSLVTGSEVQSQANGASCFITTDSEKSLVSRQASQVEQIELRTYVFLDSLQPQLAAYMGTVSRGFLPIPGDSCLWMEVSPGMAVHRVTDIALKASNVRLGQMIVERAFGSLALYHKDQSTVLHSGDVVLDAIGSEVRKRTKPATSWTEVIRAITPDHAVLINRQNRSGSMIQSGMSMFILETEPAGYVLKAANEAEKASNITVVDVKAVGAFGRLTLAGKEGDVEEAAAAAIRAIEEISNY; encoded by the coding sequence ATGGAACCAACTTCTAGCTTAAACAGAGGAGAACGAAAAAAAGGGAGTTCTCTAGTCACAGGATCTGAGGTGCAGTCTCAGGCCAATGGTGCTAGCTGTTTTATTACTACCGATTCAGAAAAGTCTCTGGTATCCAGACAAGCAAGTCAAGTTGAGCAAATTGAGTTAAGAACATATGTTTTTTTAGATTCTCTGCAACCTCAATTAGCCGCATATATGGGAACTGTTAGTAGAGGTTTTTTACCTATTCCTGGTGATTCATGTCTTTGGATGGAAGTTTCACCCGGGATGGCTGTTCATAGAGTTACTGATATCGCACTAAAAGCAAGTAATGTAAGACTTGGTCAGATGATTGTTGAAAGAGCATTTGGATCTCTTGCTCTTTACCATAAAGATCAAAGCACGGTTTTACATTCTGGAGACGTTGTTCTAGATGCTATTGGGAGCGAAGTGAGAAAAAGAACAAAACCTGCTACGAGTTGGACTGAAGTTATTCGAGCGATTACTCCAGATCATGCAGTTTTAATAAATAGACAAAACAGAAGTGGATCAATGATTCAATCTGGAATGAGCATGTTTATATTAGAAACTGAACCAGCTGGTTATGTTTTAAAAGCAGCTAATGAAGCTGAAAAGGCATCTAATATAACTGTTGTTGATGTTAAGGCAGTTGGAGCTTTTGGTAGATTAACTCTCGCTGGGAAAGAAGGGGATGTAGAAGAGGCTGCAGCTGCTGCTATAAGAGCAATTGAAGAAATTTCAAATTATTGA
- a CDS encoding 4a-hydroxytetrahydrobiopterin dehydratase, giving the protein MWNERESPSRIEKRFEFEEYSKISKFMGKIEKLCKEKEIYPNISFGKNFVSLSIFLDSKEISIKEKEFSKDIDTFYLED; this is encoded by the coding sequence ATGTGGAATGAAAGAGAATCACCTTCAAGGATTGAAAAAAGATTTGAATTTGAGGAATACTCAAAAATAAGCAAATTTATGGGGAAAATTGAGAAATTATGTAAAGAAAAAGAAATCTATCCAAATATCAGTTTTGGTAAAAATTTTGTTAGTCTTTCAATATTTTTAGATAGTAAAGAAATATCTATTAAAGAAAAAGAATTTTCAAAGGATATAGATACATTTTATTTGGAAGATTAA
- a CDS encoding carboxysome peptide A, which yields MLICKVVKPLVSTNRIPGFEHKHLQVVLDGTSSKVAVDAVGCKPGDWVICVGSSAAREAAGSKSYPSDLTIVGIIDHWDPDKA from the coding sequence ATGTTAATTTGCAAGGTTGTAAAACCACTTGTTTCTACCAATAGGATTCCTGGTTTTGAACATAAACATCTACAAGTTGTATTGGATGGTACTTCAAGTAAAGTTGCTGTAGATGCCGTCGGCTGTAAACCAGGAGATTGGGTCATTTGTGTTGGAAGTTCTGCCGCTAGGGAAGCTGCAGGAAGCAAATCGTATCCAAGTGATTTAACTATTGTAGGAATAATAGATCATTGGGATCCTGACAAAGCTTAA
- the csoS2 gene encoding carboxysome assembly protein CsoS2 translates to MSKKTSREIALERRKAMSDSGKKAAAYSSTTKDRVRSSQDTQISGTQSSSNNHNISKPATKHIPKTQVNRNSSTTLSSKELVIERRKAMSTHGKSAITSSDRTRTDVKKESPVNTVKSTISRNQEVQNSHNTEIKTSKPNVKRRINQKRKPITNTSRDIVLARREAQSKHGKSATKQNTSAASLARRGDPDLSSREISQRVRELRSKTGATGKKGNGKCRPCGPNKNGSKQNIADASWKVGKSETDSGQIVTGTQANRSVKTTGNEASTCRTVTGTQYMGAEVVDQFCQDRQSYKQPLRSTVTSTTSGNKVTGNEVGRSERVTGDEPGTCKNLTGTEYVSANQSQKYCGDVPKNPSKVKHSTTNDGLKVSGSLPGRSTLVTGDESGSGHQLTGDQYLGSEPNPKGKAFEKVGSYNTLNGNNVTGTGVGRSDHMTGNEHGSCKNVTGDEYIGSQQYEKFCVSKPKPEARKVGLSLSSKSNLISGTMTGRSEIVTGDEPGSCKVLTGTPYAGLDQINENCSTEISEDMKSRATVNSGNNSNARLTGQQPGIGGVMTGAKKGACKNLTGTPYVGGDQLSQACDNPPQDAAYANPEKSAGNSWKEFSVKSPSRDKYSEKNTQGVTGNEYENGSKVTGPFDMAVDKVTGTEKFRFEPNKNITYKQKMEIEEVDRAANTPEKRVASRITGEGQSVGNVTGDDWDRGDKVTGTEGASSRKRNPSRAGFISAMPPLEVKRNEDVEKPDFLVTGSSGNTREGQLVTFSGGARG, encoded by the coding sequence ATGTCAAAAAAAACCAGTAGAGAGATTGCACTTGAAAGAAGAAAGGCGATGAGTGATAGCGGTAAAAAAGCTGCTGCTTATTCTTCAACCACCAAAGATAGAGTTCGATCTTCTCAAGATACACAAATTTCTGGGACTCAGTCTTCTTCTAATAATCATAATATTTCTAAACCAGCTACAAAGCATATTCCAAAAACTCAGGTAAACAGAAATTCTTCAACAACTTTATCTAGTAAAGAGTTAGTAATAGAGAGAAGAAAAGCAATGTCTACCCATGGGAAATCAGCTATAACTTCATCCGATAGAACCCGTACTGATGTTAAAAAAGAAAGTCCTGTAAACACAGTTAAATCAACTATAAGCAGAAATCAAGAAGTTCAAAATTCACATAATACAGAAATTAAAACATCAAAACCAAACGTTAAAAGAAGAATTAATCAGAAGAGAAAGCCTATTACTAATACTAGTAGAGATATTGTTTTAGCGAGAAGAGAAGCTCAATCTAAGCATGGTAAATCAGCAACTAAACAAAATACCAGTGCAGCTTCTTTAGCTAGAAGGGGAGACCCAGATTTAAGTAGTAGAGAGATTTCTCAGAGAGTGAGAGAGCTAAGAAGTAAAACTGGTGCTACAGGCAAAAAAGGTAATGGTAAATGTAGACCATGTGGTCCAAATAAAAATGGGTCCAAACAAAATATTGCGGATGCTAGCTGGAAAGTTGGTAAAAGTGAAACTGATTCAGGTCAAATAGTTACCGGAACACAAGCTAATAGATCTGTAAAAACTACAGGTAATGAAGCAAGTACATGCAGAACTGTCACTGGTACTCAATATATGGGAGCAGAAGTAGTTGACCAATTTTGTCAAGATAGACAAAGTTATAAACAACCACTTAGATCTACAGTTACCTCTACAACATCAGGTAATAAAGTAACTGGAAATGAAGTTGGTAGATCTGAAAGGGTCACAGGCGATGAGCCAGGGACTTGTAAAAATCTTACAGGTACTGAATATGTATCTGCTAATCAATCACAGAAGTATTGTGGCGATGTTCCAAAAAATCCTTCAAAGGTTAAACATAGTACTACAAATGATGGATTAAAAGTATCTGGATCACTTCCAGGTAGATCAACCCTAGTTACTGGAGATGAATCAGGTTCTGGACATCAATTAACTGGAGATCAATATCTTGGCTCTGAGCCAAATCCAAAAGGTAAAGCATTTGAAAAAGTAGGCAGTTACAACACTCTTAATGGGAACAATGTAACTGGTACAGGGGTTGGAAGATCAGACCATATGACAGGCAATGAACATGGGAGTTGTAAGAATGTAACTGGCGATGAGTACATAGGATCTCAACAATATGAGAAGTTTTGCGTTTCAAAACCAAAACCAGAAGCTAGAAAAGTAGGTTTAAGCCTTTCTTCAAAGTCAAATTTAATAAGCGGCACTATGACAGGAAGATCAGAAATAGTAACTGGAGATGAACCAGGTTCATGCAAAGTGTTAACAGGAACACCATACGCAGGTTTAGATCAGATTAATGAAAATTGTAGTACTGAGATTTCAGAAGATATGAAATCCCGAGCAACAGTTAATTCTGGAAATAATTCAAATGCCAGACTTACAGGACAGCAACCAGGAATTGGCGGAGTAATGACAGGTGCTAAGAAAGGTGCTTGTAAAAATCTAACAGGTACTCCCTATGTTGGTGGAGATCAGCTCTCACAAGCTTGTGATAATCCTCCACAAGATGCGGCTTATGCGAATCCGGAAAAGTCGGCAGGTAACTCTTGGAAGGAATTCTCTGTTAAATCACCATCAAGAGATAAATATTCTGAAAAAAATACTCAAGGTGTTACAGGTAATGAATATGAAAATGGTTCAAAGGTAACAGGACCTTTTGATATGGCAGTTGATAAGGTCACTGGCACTGAAAAATTTAGGTTTGAACCGAATAAAAATATAACGTATAAACAAAAAATGGAAATTGAAGAGGTTGATCGTGCTGCAAATACACCAGAGAAAAGAGTCGCTTCTAGGATTACTGGTGAAGGACAATCAGTGGGAAATGTAACTGGTGATGATTGGGATCGTGGTGATAAGGTGACAGGTACAGAGGGAGCTTCTTCAAGAAAGAGAAATCCATCAAGAGCAGGTTTTATTAGCGCAATGCCCCCTTTAGAGGTTAAGAGAAATGAGGATGTAGAAAAACCGGATTTCTTGGTAACTGGATCTAGTGGTAATACTCGTGAAGGACAACTTGTTACCTTTTCAGGTGGTGCAAGAGGTTAA
- a CDS encoding DUF3136 domain-containing protein — protein MSAAKLNIDELEAGYPLFCKALRLLILKGNSVKDIEKTVCWGHLETLNRCLPGRYKAPTYLMALIKRDIAKPNNY, from the coding sequence ATGTCAGCAGCAAAGCTAAATATAGATGAGTTAGAAGCAGGTTATCCTTTATTTTGTAAAGCTCTAAGACTATTAATCTTAAAAGGTAATTCAGTAAAAGATATAGAAAAGACAGTATGCTGGGGACATCTAGAAACTCTAAATAGATGCCTGCCAGGAAGATATAAAGCGCCTACATATTTGATGGCTTTAATCAAAAGAGATATTGCTAAGCCTAATAATTATTGA
- a CDS encoding Rid family detoxifying hydrolase, producing the protein MSTKQVIKTSNAPDPVGPYNQAIKAGDFIYCSGQIAIDPASNEITCLGDIKKETIQVLKNLEAVLKAGGAKIEHIIKTTIYLTDLSNFQIVNQIYSDFFNVENPPARACVEVSSLPKGVLVEIDCVAFLD; encoded by the coding sequence ATGTCCACAAAGCAAGTAATTAAAACATCGAACGCTCCAGATCCAGTCGGACCTTATAATCAAGCAATAAAAGCCGGTGATTTTATTTATTGTTCTGGCCAAATTGCTATAGACCCAGCTTCAAATGAAATAACATGTTTGGGTGATATAAAAAAGGAAACTATTCAAGTTTTAAAAAATCTAGAAGCGGTTCTTAAAGCCGGTGGAGCAAAAATAGAGCATATAATAAAAACAACTATTTACTTGACCGACCTAAGTAATTTTCAAATCGTCAATCAAATATATAGTGATTTTTTCAACGTAGAGAATCCTCCAGCAAGGGCCTGTGTGGAGGTTTCATCCCTACCTAAAGGAGTTTTAGTTGAGATAGATTGCGTTGCATTTCTAGATTAA